A region from the Panicum hallii strain FIL2 chromosome 1, PHallii_v3.1, whole genome shotgun sequence genome encodes:
- the LOC112897373 gene encoding glutamate receptor 2.8-like: MGRRSAAAASFVALWLLGALVGHRTAAEPVRVGVILDLASAAGRRWKTSIQMAVDDYYASHPNSTTRVELSFKDSSGDAVGAVSAAMDLIKNAQVQAIIDGAQTAGEAEFVAHIAGRAHVPVLSFSATSAAQTPFFVRTSADESSQAAPIAEVLGHYGWHAATLLHEDSRSGAAIAPALADAVRGVRASVEHRAAVPADASDDRLDAVLYRVAAMTTRVFVVHMPLPLALRLFHRAKNAGMMSEGYVWIATAGVGEVDALSPEDNDAMQGVLSVRPYAPPTSQVTAFAERFRARFQQENDGSQDIPDPTVSTLRAYDAAWATAAAVEAAGISGSAFKPPEGSTGPTELDQLGVSATGEKLVKAVRDTTFDGLAGKFTLLNGQPQTPAYEIVNFVAEGPWTVGFWNTKSGISPEFAAGSGEGLKEVLFPGVDQSDIRIPDGWAFSPAGQELVVAVPVKHGFQQFVRVYNDTTSNRTMFSGYCIDVFDAAIKALPYPVYYRYEPFYGIGNGSSGTYQQLIDLVPDQKADAVVGDVAITVSRMGEVDFTMPFTESGWTMVVPVQSQAATGMFFFLKPLTPALWLASLGAFIFTGFVIWVIEHRINPEFRGTPLQQFGIIFHYAFSTLVFAHRENVVSNLSKFLMVIWVFAVLILTSSYTASLTSMLTVQKLKPAVTEIHDLINNGDYVGYQEGSFVYGELLEMNFDQSRLRSYTTPDEYADALSKGSDDGGVAAVFDEVPYLKIFLSQYCDSYTMAGPVYKGTGFGFAFPKGSPMAPELSRAIVGLTEGDEMGLIERKWFGAPGTCGGDGVDASNASLTLWNFSGLFLITAVAATLVLIAYLAMFVYRERHELRAAEPGSGSVSLKRVRAWLQHYDRKDMTAPHFKQQLWSDSPSANGSSHGKKRERAEQDESRDFGGPGASPLSDHYRMDSASPLERKGSGEFRTPFDQRTGEAALERKPSLKLQQNTEERKKLPLSP, translated from the exons ATGGGGAGGCGTtccgccgccgcagcttccTTCGTCGCGCTGTGGCTTTTGGGCGCGCTGGTTGGCCACCGGACCGCGGCGGAGCCCGTCCGCGTCGGCGTCATACTCGACCTGGCGTCCGCGGCCGGCAGGAGGTGGAAGACCAGCATTCAGATGGCGGTGGATGACTACTACGCCAGCCACCCCAACTCGACCACGAGGGTCGAGCTCAGTTTCAAGGACTCCTCCGGCGATGCCGTTGGCGCCGTTTCTGCCG CGATGGACCTGATCAAGAACGCGCAGGTGCAGGCCATCATCGACGGGGCGCAGACGGCCGGCGAGGCCGAGTTCGTGGCCCACATCGCCGGCCGCGCCCACGTCCCCGTCCTCTCCTTCTCCGCCACCTCCGCGGCGCAGACGCCATTCTTCGTGCGCACCTCGGCCGACGAGTCCTCGCAGGCTGCGCCCATCGCCGAAGTCCTGGGCCACTACGGGTGGCACGCGGCGACTCTGCTGCATGAGGACTCCCGCTCTGGCGCCGCCATCGCCCCGGCGCTCGCCGACGCGGTCCGAGGCGTCAGAGCCAGCGTGGAGCACCGAGCGGCCGTGCCGGCCGACGCGTCCGACGACCGCCTCGACGCGGTGCTCTACCGCGTCGCGGCGATGACGACTCGCGTGTTCGTCGTGCACATGCCCCTTCCCCTGGCTCTGCGGCTGTTCCACAGGGCCAAGAACGCCGGCATGATGTCCGAAGGCTACGTCTGGATCGCCACGGCCGGCGTGGGCGAAGTCGACGCGCTGAGCCCCGAGGACAACGACGCGATGCAGGGTGTTCTCAGCGTCCGGCCTTATGCGCCGCCTACGAGCCAGGTCACTGCCTTCGCGGAGCGGTTCAGAGCAAGGTTCCAGCAGGAGAACGATGGCTCTCAAGACATCCCAGACCCCACCGTGTCGACGCTCCGGGCGTACGACGCGGCATGGGCAACCGCTGCTGCGGTTGAGGCGGCCGGGATCTCCGGCTCGGCTTTCAAACCGCCGGAAGGAAGCACGGGTCCGACGGAGCTGGACCAGCTCGGCGTGTCAGCCACCGGCGAAAAATTGGTCAAGGCTGTGCGTGACACAACATTCGACGGGCTGGCTGGGAAGTTCACGCTGTTGAACGGGCAGCCGCAGACGCCGGCGTACGAGATCGTGAACTTTGTCGCAGAGGGCCCCTGGACGGTGGGCTTCTGGAACACAAAGTCTGGGATCTCACCGGAGTTCGCCGCCGGCAGCGGTGAAGGCTTGAAGGAAGTCCTTTTTCCCGGCGTGGACCAATCGGACATTCGGATTCCGGACGGGTGGGCTTTCTCGCcggccgggcaggagctcgTCGTCGCCGTGCCGGTGAAACATGGATTCCAGCAATTCGTGCGGGTGTACAACGACACGACAAGCAATAGGACAATGTTCTCAGGCTACTGCATCGATGTGTTCGACGCGGCCATCAAGGCACTGCCGTATCCGGTTTACTACCGGTACGAGCCATTCTATGGGATTGGCAATGGCAGCTCGGGAACTTACCAGCAACTGATCGACCTTGTTCCCGATCAG AAAGCTGATGCTGTCGTCGGCGACGTGGCCATCACGGTGAGCAGGATGGGCGAGGTTGACTTCACCATGCCGTTCACCGAGTCCGGGTGGACGATGGTGGTGCCGGTGCAGTCGCAGGCGGCCACGGGCATGTTCTTCTTCCTGAAGCCGCTCACCCCTGCCCTCTGGCTCGCCAGCCTCGGCGCCTTCATCTTCACCGGCTTCGTCATCTGGGTGATCGAGCACCGGATCAACCCCGAGTTCCGCGGCACGCCGCTGCAGCAGTTCGGCATCATCTTCCACTACGCCTTCTCCACCCTCGTCTTCGCACACA GGGAGAATGTGGTGAGCAACCTGTCAAAGTTCCTGATGGTGATATGGGTGTTCGCCGTCCTGATCCTGACGTCGAGCTACACGGCCAGCTTGACATCGATGCTGACGGTCCAGAAGCTCAAGCCGGCGGTGACGGAAATCCATGATCTCATCAACAACGGCGACTACGTCGGGTACCAGGAGGGTTCCTTCGTCTACGGCGAGCTCCTGGAGATGAACTTCGACCAGAGCAGGCTGAGGAGCTACACGACGCCGGACGAGTACGCCGACGCGCTGTCCAAGGGCTCCGACGACGGCGGGGTCGCCGCGGTGTTCGACGAGGTCCCGTACCTGAAGATCTTCCTGTCGCAGTACTGCGACAGCTACACCATGGCCGGCCCCGTCTACAAGGGCACCGGGTTCGGGTTCGCGTTCCCCAAGGGGTCTCCCATGGCGCCGGAGCTGTCGCGTGCCATCGTGGGCCTCACGGAAGGGGACGAGATGGGGCTGATCGAGAGGAAATGGTTCGGCGCGCCGGGGAcctgcggcggcgacggcgtggaCGCGTCCAACGCCAGCCTCACCCTGTGGAACTTCAGCGGGCTGTTCCTCATCACCGCGGTGGCCGCCACGCTCGTGCTCATCGCCTACCTCGCCATGTTCGTCTACCGGGAGCGCCACGAGCTCCGGGCGGCGGAGCCCGGCTCCGGGAGCGTGTCGCTGAAGCGGGTCCGCGCGTGGCTGCAGCACTACGACCGCAAGGACATGACGGCTCCCCACTTCAAGCAGCAGCTCTGGAGCGACTCGCCGTCGGCGAACGGCAGCAGCCATGGGAAGAAGAGGGAGAGAGCAGAGCAGGATGAATCCCGGGATTTCGGCGGCCCGGGGGCGTCTCCTCTCAGCGACCACTACCGCATGGACTCGGCTTCGCCGCTGGAGCGGAAGGGGTCGGGCGAGTTCAGGACCCCGTTCGACCAGCGGACGGGGGAGGCAGCACTAGAGCGCAAGCCGTCGCTGAAGCTTCAGCAAAACACCGAGGAAAGAAAGAAGCTGCCTTTATCCCCGTGA